One Rosa chinensis cultivar Old Blush chromosome 3, RchiOBHm-V2, whole genome shotgun sequence DNA window includes the following coding sequences:
- the LOC112192709 gene encoding 39S ribosomal protein L46, mitochondrial translates to MRRSIASLGGSLVKSRGFSTSSSPEKIVASVLFERLPVVIPKIDPIVYAFQEFSFRWRQQYRRRYPDELLDKSNARGKGDYQIDYVPAPRITEADKQNDRKSLQRALDSRLYLLIYGNTHGSPNGKPVWHFPEKVYESEETLRKCAESALLSVLGDLSHTYFVGNAPMGHIAMESSANVTDSPSFKQFFFKSQVIATNKLKIGKCEDFVWVTKDELMEYFPEKAEFLSKMIIS, encoded by the exons ATGCGGAGGTCGATTGCGAGTCTGGGTGGGTCCCTCGTCAAAAGCCGAGGGTTTAGCACGAGCTCGTCGCCGGAGAAAATCGTCGCGTCCGTACTCTTCGAGAGGCTCCCGGTTGTTATTCCCAAAATCGACCCCATCGTCTATGCATTTCAGGAGTTCTC GTTTCGGTGGCGACAGCAATATCGACGCAGATATCCAGATGAACTTTTAGACAAGTCTAATGCTAG GGGAAAAGGAGACTACCAAATTGATTATGTACCAGCTCCACGGATCACTGAAGCTGACAAACAAAATGATAGAAA GTCATTGCAGAGAGCACTTGACAGTAGACTTTATCTTCTTATCTATGGTAACACACATGGATCTCCTAATGGAAAGCCAGTCTGGCATTTTCCAGAAAAAGTGTACGAGTCTGAGGAGACATTGCGGAAG TGTGCAGAATCTGCATTACTGTCTGTCCTAGGTGATCTGTCCCACACATATTTTGTTGGAAATGCTCCTATGGGACATATTGCAATGGAGTCATCAGCGAATGTGACCGACTCTCCATCTTTCAAG CAATTCTTTTTCAAGTCTCAAGTGATTGCAACAAACAAGTTAAAAATTGGGAAGTGTGAGGATTTTGTTTGGGTGACCAAGGATGAATTGATGGAATATTTTCCTGAGAAAGCTGAGTTCCTCAGCAAGATGATCATTAGCTGA
- the LOC112194533 gene encoding THO complex subunit 4B-like, whose amino-acid sequence MTFKTGKIRTHIFQRSTRVPNETNLSPAFKPRQYSPSPPERTVEILQNQKPCFTVLQNPFPQDRLDLPLDALIAESKQQRRHNSHAHQPRGHNGHFGGGGSTSGPSRRPMNRNAYRTAPYPTLPEMQGQPGPRRIELPLALSQAMNSEGSTKLYISNLDYDVTNRDIELLFSEVGELERHSIHYDKSGRSKGTAEVVYKHYSDALAAIERYNNQHLDGKKVEIKLVG is encoded by the exons ATGACTTTTAAAACAGGCAAAATAAGAACCCATATTTTTCAACGTTCGACACGTGTCCCTAATGAGACAAATCTTTCCCCCGCCTTTAAACCACGCCAGTATTCTCCTTCACCACCAGAACGTACTGTAGAGATTctgcaaaaccaaaaaccctgCTTCACTGTCCTCCAAAACCCCTTCCCTCAGGACCGCCTGGACCTCCCTCTCGACGCCCTCATCGCCGAATCCAAGCAACAACGCCGTCACAACAGCCACGCTCACCAGCCACGAGGGCATAACGGTCATTTCGGCGGCGGAGGCTCCACCTCAGGCCCCTCTCGTCGGCCGATGAACCGCAACGCCTACAGAACGGCGCCGTATCCCACTCTGCCG GAAATGCAAGGACAGCCTGGACCCAGAAGGATTGAGCTGCCATTGGCTTTGAGCCAAGCGATGAACAGTGAGGGAAGCACCAAGCTTTATATATCTAACTTGGACTATGATGTTACCAATCGAGATATAGAG TTGCTCTTCTCTGAGGTTGGTGAATTGGAAAGGCACTCAATCCATTATGATAAAAGTGGAAGATCTAAG GGAACAGCTGAAGTTGTCTATAAGCACTATTCAGATGCTCTAGCAGCAATCGAGAGATACAACAATCAGCATCTTGATGGAAAGAAAGTGGAAATTAAGCTTGTGGGA